A window from Cellulomonas sp. C5510 encodes these proteins:
- a CDS encoding DUF4209 domain-containing protein yields the protein MSVDGDGIPTLDEAWWEPALAEDDVIDAAWRPVEVMSRHLVQHARAAPASTLQQRVLEALAVASSAMLDPENWGAPFKPMWVMDGQRSAIPADLTLEQLDLLASVLPSISHPLLRARVADVLWCFRDRSNAEWLNTAIDAYLQVPLDRNVWIRRGDDAWRRAIEIVRRRGKAERVRLVKISEALHARLLSGSIDDGFMLQDLSDMLFKVGDVDSDRREQLAKHLGGLAIAAADRGDYRFSRHIEHQVQKWLRSIDDLQGANESVERVARLYLREADGRLANGDDGAAMAAGMFLEKAIGTFRTLPRRYRAAKGLDSLLREIRGRLAENREATLEAMLRIDTEPIDLSDAIADTRRRLSGLSRFEALVRLAASWPLSDPVRDRALAEELAEGSIRHLFGGATYASDGRKVAVTEGGIEQLEAALWSDMIRGAVMARGVAATAFIIPGHGVVTFEHRYDLPFLRRLCIDSPWVPAGHEDLWARGLGHGLNGDFPSAVSVLVPQIEHALRQVLKAGGAYTLLVDDATGVESEKGLGSLLTMPEAKEVLGAELQYELSTLLIESQGDNLRHDTAHGLLHDGQAWSAGAVYAWWLCLRLVVVPLWNAMETRSLPSGPEAADEAPPAGQGDSNSTGDETGE from the coding sequence GTGTCGGTGGACGGAGATGGCATCCCCACGCTGGACGAGGCGTGGTGGGAGCCCGCCCTGGCGGAAGATGACGTGATCGACGCCGCGTGGCGACCGGTCGAGGTTATGAGCCGCCACCTTGTCCAACACGCAAGGGCCGCGCCGGCATCGACGCTGCAGCAACGAGTGCTTGAGGCGCTTGCGGTCGCGTCGTCTGCGATGCTTGACCCCGAGAACTGGGGCGCTCCGTTCAAGCCCATGTGGGTCATGGACGGCCAGCGATCGGCGATTCCCGCAGACCTTACCCTGGAGCAGCTAGATCTGCTCGCGAGTGTGTTGCCCAGCATCAGTCACCCACTCCTGCGGGCGCGTGTCGCCGACGTCCTTTGGTGCTTCCGCGATCGATCCAACGCGGAATGGCTCAACACGGCCATAGATGCGTACTTGCAGGTACCACTAGATCGGAATGTGTGGATTCGCCGGGGTGATGACGCTTGGCGGCGCGCCATCGAAATCGTCCGCCGCCGAGGGAAGGCGGAGAGGGTGCGCCTCGTCAAGATCTCCGAAGCGCTCCACGCCCGGCTTCTTTCCGGCAGTATTGACGATGGGTTCATGCTCCAGGACCTATCCGACATGCTGTTCAAGGTCGGGGATGTTGATTCAGATCGTCGAGAACAACTAGCCAAACACCTAGGTGGACTGGCGATCGCGGCCGCGGACCGCGGAGACTATCGTTTCTCTCGCCACATAGAGCACCAGGTCCAGAAGTGGCTTAGGTCGATTGACGATCTGCAAGGGGCAAATGAATCGGTTGAGCGCGTTGCGCGCCTCTATCTACGCGAAGCGGACGGGCGTCTGGCGAATGGTGACGACGGCGCCGCGATGGCCGCCGGTATGTTCCTCGAAAAGGCTATCGGTACATTCAGGACGTTGCCGCGCAGGTACCGCGCGGCCAAAGGGCTCGACTCTCTTCTGCGCGAAATCCGAGGCCGCCTTGCAGAGAATCGCGAGGCGACGCTCGAGGCGATGCTCCGGATCGACACAGAGCCGATTGACCTTTCAGATGCGATAGCCGACACGCGCCGGCGACTCTCCGGTCTCTCGCGATTCGAGGCTCTCGTCCGTTTGGCGGCATCTTGGCCGCTATCCGACCCGGTCAGAGATCGGGCGCTGGCAGAGGAACTCGCTGAAGGTTCAATCAGGCATCTCTTCGGCGGGGCCACGTACGCATCTGACGGGCGAAAGGTGGCGGTTACCGAAGGGGGGATCGAGCAACTCGAGGCGGCCCTCTGGTCGGACATGATAAGGGGGGCGGTAATGGCGAGAGGGGTCGCGGCGACCGCGTTCATCATTCCCGGCCACGGCGTCGTTACCTTCGAGCATCGTTACGACTTGCCGTTTCTCCGTCGCTTGTGCATCGACTCGCCTTGGGTTCCAGCGGGCCACGAGGACCTTTGGGCGCGGGGGCTGGGCCATGGCCTGAACGGTGACTTCCCGTCGGCGGTTTCGGTGCTGGTGCCGCAGATTGAGCATGCTCTGCGGCAGGTGCTTAAGGCAGGTGGCGCTTACACCTTGCTTGTCGATGATGCAACCGGAGTCGAGTCCGAGAAGGGCCTCGGTTCGTTGTTGACAATGCCCGAGGCGAAGGAAGTTCTGGGTGCCGAGTTGCAGTATGAACTTTCCACGCTGCTCATAGAGTCGCAGGGTGACAACCTCCGACACGATACGGCGCACGGACTGCTCCACGATGGTCAAGCGTGGAGTGCGGGCGCGGTATACGCATGGTGGCTCTGTCTGCGGTTGGTCGTCGTTCCGTTGTGGAATGCAATGGAGACAAGATCCCTGCCTAGCGGCCCTGAGGCAGCAGACGAAGCTCCCCCTGCGGGGCAGGGCGACTCGAACTCGACAGGCGACGAGACCGGCGAGTAG
- a CDS encoding tyrosine-type recombinase/integrase, which translates to MDATRRAGVEGTTIHDLRHTAASLLIAAGADVKAVQVILGHSTATMTMDLYGHLFSEATWQAMERLPVIPLMQTPRAIEAPPETGTRRSSPHTTT; encoded by the coding sequence GTGGATGCCACGCGGCGGGCTGGGGTGGAGGGGACGACGATCCACGATCTACGGCACACCGCCGCGTCGCTGCTCATCGCGGCCGGGGCAGACGTGAAGGCGGTGCAGGTGATCCTCGGGCACTCGACCGCGACGATGACGATGGACCTGTACGGGCACCTGTTTAGCGAGGCGACGTGGCAGGCCATGGAACGGCTGCCGGTAATACCGCTGATGCAGACGCCACGGGCGATCGAGGCGCCGCCGGAGACCGGCACGCGCCGGTCGTCTCCGCACACGACTACTTAG
- a CDS encoding site-specific integrase — MSITRRAHLTGNVTWRAKVFFEGRVIAQRSFGRRVDAKRWEADQLAKLDAGSWIDPARGRMTFAALAEEWQASRGHLAVRSQETTRFLLDKYVLPEVGAYPISGISAADVERVMSALTARGLATATRRRALSMMRLVFDYAIRDRRLSVNVARMVALPRGGTKREPHWLRPEQLGRLVMAVPPLCQPVVLFLGTTGCRFSEMAALRVDDVVQTPHGLGVRVHRAATQSKRTSGAVFGPTKTHQTRTVPVPAALDEYVRTRVAFTAPGGYLFPSPSGGVWTNTNFRARSGWMPRGGLGWRGRRSTIYGTPPRRCSSRPGQT, encoded by the coding sequence ATGTCCATCACCAGGCGGGCGCACTTGACGGGCAACGTGACCTGGCGCGCGAAGGTGTTCTTCGAGGGCCGGGTCATCGCGCAGCGGTCGTTCGGGCGCCGGGTCGACGCGAAGCGCTGGGAGGCCGACCAGCTCGCGAAGCTGGACGCCGGCTCGTGGATCGACCCGGCGCGCGGGCGGATGACGTTCGCCGCGCTGGCCGAGGAGTGGCAGGCCTCGCGTGGTCACCTTGCGGTGCGCAGCCAGGAGACCACGCGGTTCCTGCTGGACAAGTACGTGCTCCCGGAGGTCGGGGCCTACCCGATCTCCGGGATCTCGGCGGCCGACGTCGAGCGGGTGATGTCCGCGCTGACGGCGCGCGGTCTCGCGACGGCGACGCGGCGCCGGGCGCTGTCGATGATGCGGCTGGTGTTCGACTACGCGATCCGCGACCGACGGCTGAGCGTGAACGTCGCGCGAATGGTGGCGCTGCCCCGCGGCGGGACCAAGCGCGAGCCGCACTGGCTGCGACCCGAGCAGCTCGGCCGGCTCGTCATGGCGGTCCCGCCGCTGTGCCAGCCGGTCGTGCTGTTCCTCGGTACCACGGGGTGCCGGTTCTCGGAGATGGCGGCGCTGCGGGTCGACGACGTCGTGCAGACCCCGCACGGGCTCGGCGTCCGGGTGCACCGGGCCGCGACGCAGTCCAAGCGGACCAGCGGGGCCGTGTTCGGGCCGACGAAGACCCACCAGACCCGGACCGTGCCGGTCCCGGCGGCGCTCGATGAGTACGTGCGCACGCGGGTCGCCTTCACTGCGCCGGGTGGTTACCTGTTCCCGAGCCCGAGCGGGGGCGTGTGGACGAACACCAACTTCCGGGCGCGGTCTGGGTGGATGCCACGCGGCGGGCTGGGGTGGAGGGGACGACGATCCACGATCTACGGCACACCGCCGCGTCGCTGCTCATCGCGGCCGGGGCAGACGTGA
- a CDS encoding helix-turn-helix domain-containing protein: MTTTAQHTVPTTPARQYYRVKDAARVLGVPPRTLYHLVEHEQIPHRRLGTVILLPAAWVEREPTMPVKRR; encoded by the coding sequence ATGACCACCACCGCACAGCACACCGTCCCCACCACCCCGGCCCGGCAGTACTACCGCGTGAAGGACGCGGCGCGCGTGCTCGGGGTTCCGCCTCGGACGCTGTACCACCTGGTCGAGCACGAGCAGATCCCGCACCGGCGCCTGGGCACGGTGATCCTCCTCCCCGCGGCGTGGGTCGAGCGCGAGCCGACGATGCCGGTCAAGCGGCGCTGA
- a CDS encoding ATP-dependent RecD-like DNA helicase, producing the protein MVAQVLDDVSTRRSVWTTWNLGAAAVRASKLLRMASPAERRALLNVITTDAAAACVHLDDNRDPMTRRVGESLFTSTELLGAEKALIDAAETTGAPHRPVEMLGAIPLRTEQHLGALAPDQRAAAEAVITSGRLLDVLVGPAGSGKTTTLATLSSFWRHGIGSVVGLAPSATAARALAESLGVPCETTAKWLHESTGDGATTRALRYADALARMSSRDYREQRAANEEHWRLRAEQDQWRFSPGQLVIVDEASLADTRTLAAIVEQARAATAKVLLVGDHLQRGSVDAGGAFGMLARRGPTAELTSLWRFANPWEARASLELRRAHPAALDAYEAHGAIASGGRDDMLVAAIGAVTTAAERGRVAVLQAVDNRIVRELNARIRADRITTGDVAPAGVSMHDGLTAGVGDRIVTRRNHRRLTTGDGFVRNGALWDVAAVLPDGSLRARPATHTDAATVRLPAEYVAEHVELGYATTIARTQGMTVDETHTITTPGMGREDLYVAMSRGRHTNRAYVVVDQGDPECLPGRAPSSGREVLEQILATSHAEPSATETSDAYRPGRAAPTVPPVHPQQPWNPWPPQPALHPLTSPPPTSADGPVLGR; encoded by the coding sequence ATGGTCGCCCAGGTGCTCGACGACGTGTCGACGCGGCGGTCGGTGTGGACGACGTGGAACCTCGGCGCCGCCGCCGTCCGCGCGTCGAAGCTGCTGCGGATGGCCTCCCCTGCCGAGCGACGGGCGCTGCTCAACGTGATCACGACCGACGCCGCGGCGGCGTGCGTGCACCTGGATGACAATCGCGACCCGATGACGCGACGGGTCGGGGAGTCGCTATTCACGTCGACCGAGCTGCTCGGGGCGGAGAAGGCGCTCATCGACGCCGCAGAGACCACCGGCGCACCGCACCGGCCGGTGGAGATGCTCGGCGCCATCCCGCTGCGCACCGAGCAACACCTCGGCGCCCTCGCCCCTGACCAGCGTGCGGCCGCCGAGGCCGTCATCACGTCCGGCCGGCTGCTCGACGTGCTCGTCGGGCCGGCCGGGTCGGGCAAGACCACCACTCTCGCCACGCTGAGCTCGTTCTGGCGGCACGGGATCGGGTCCGTCGTCGGGCTCGCGCCGTCGGCCACCGCGGCCCGGGCGCTGGCGGAGTCGCTCGGGGTGCCGTGTGAGACGACCGCCAAGTGGCTGCACGAGTCCACCGGCGACGGCGCCACAACCCGCGCCCTGCGGTACGCCGACGCCCTCGCCCGCATGTCCAGCCGCGACTACCGGGAGCAGCGCGCGGCCAACGAGGAGCACTGGCGGCTACGCGCCGAGCAGGACCAGTGGCGGTTCTCCCCCGGCCAGCTCGTCATCGTCGACGAGGCCTCCCTCGCCGACACCCGGACACTTGCTGCGATCGTCGAGCAGGCGCGGGCGGCGACCGCGAAGGTGCTGCTCGTCGGGGACCACCTGCAGCGCGGGTCGGTCGACGCGGGCGGCGCGTTCGGGATGCTCGCCCGCCGCGGGCCGACCGCCGAGCTCACCAGCCTCTGGCGGTTCGCGAACCCATGGGAAGCGCGGGCGAGCCTCGAGCTCCGACGCGCCCACCCGGCCGCGCTCGACGCGTACGAGGCCCACGGCGCCATCGCCTCCGGCGGGCGCGACGACATGCTCGTCGCCGCCATCGGAGCCGTCACCACCGCCGCCGAGCGCGGCCGGGTCGCGGTGCTCCAGGCTGTCGACAACCGGATCGTGCGCGAGCTCAACGCCCGCATCCGCGCCGACCGCATCACCACCGGCGACGTCGCCCCCGCCGGGGTGAGCATGCACGACGGGCTGACGGCCGGCGTCGGCGATCGGATCGTCACCCGCCGCAACCACCGCCGCCTGACCACCGGCGACGGGTTCGTCCGCAACGGCGCCCTGTGGGACGTCGCCGCCGTCCTGCCCGACGGATCCCTTCGCGCCCGGCCGGCCACCCACACCGACGCCGCCACCGTCCGCCTGCCCGCCGAGTACGTCGCCGAGCACGTCGAGCTCGGCTACGCCACCACCATCGCCCGCACTCAGGGCATGACCGTCGACGAGACCCACACCATCACCACCCCCGGCATGGGCCGCGAAGACCTCTACGTCGCGATGAGCCGCGGCCGCCACACCAACCGCGCCTACGTCGTCGTCGACCAGGGCGACCCAGAGTGCCTGCCGGGCCGGGCGCCGTCGTCGGGCCGCGAGGTGCTCGAGCAGATCCTCGCGACCAGCCACGCCGAGCCCAGCGCGACTGAGACCTCGGACGCCTACCGCCCGGGCCGCGCCGCGCCCACCGTGCCGCCCGTGCATCCACAGCAGCCATGGAACCCCTGGCCTCCACAGCCCGCGCTGCATCCCTTGACCTCCCCGCCGCCGACGTCCGCCGATGGACCGGTGCTCGGCCGCTGA
- a CDS encoding DUF4304 domain-containing protein, which translates to MTVQEALRAALREHVGPAARSHGFRGTAPTWRRCSPSGDWAIVNVQSSSWNTRESMSCVINVFVAPAPWLEWMKEALGAGYPRSVGGSLGLYGARLHPTGAPAGADVWWEINSQAEAEAAAMDMGHQLELNGWTTLTRLLEEEAMLEQVRTGGLSDMKRASHEVFFARAEALLVSEDGPGPGLDRLLAGAFENTMDT; encoded by the coding sequence ATGACAGTGCAGGAAGCGCTACGAGCCGCCCTTCGAGAGCATGTGGGCCCGGCGGCGCGGAGCCACGGGTTCCGCGGCACGGCACCGACGTGGCGCAGGTGCAGCCCGTCGGGCGACTGGGCGATCGTCAACGTTCAGTCGTCGTCGTGGAACACTCGCGAGTCGATGAGCTGTGTGATCAACGTCTTCGTCGCTCCAGCGCCGTGGCTCGAGTGGATGAAGGAGGCGCTCGGTGCCGGCTATCCCAGGTCGGTCGGCGGCTCACTCGGCCTCTATGGGGCTCGGCTACACCCGACCGGGGCACCCGCCGGTGCCGACGTCTGGTGGGAGATCAATAGCCAGGCCGAGGCGGAGGCCGCCGCCATGGACATGGGGCACCAACTCGAGCTCAACGGCTGGACCACCCTCACGCGATTGCTCGAGGAGGAGGCGATGCTCGAGCAGGTTCGTACGGGCGGCCTCAGCGACATGAAGCGAGCGAGCCACGAAGTGTTCTTCGCACGCGCCGAGGCCCTCCTCGTCTCCGAAGACGGGCCCGGGCCGGGGCTCGACCGACTGCTCGCAGGTGCCTTCGAGAACACCATGGACACCTAG
- a CDS encoding NAD(P)-dependent oxidoreductase has protein sequence MRIFVTGGSGFVGSALVRRLVAEGHEVTALARSESSAQRVRAAGAVALRGDLADLADAAGAGWLAHLADIDAVVHTAAHMEFWGPDALFERLNHAPTVALHAAAVAAAGVRRFVLVSAASVSTGSQRSPVVDESTPEGRPNIAYSRVKLATERALLAAPAGSTELVVLRPPFIWGRGMATIDGFVEAARTGRFAWIDHGRHTVDMVHVDNLVTALVLALTRGRPGGVYHVTDGAPMPIREFLVPLLATQGIDVSGSRSVPLAVAAPLAAAVDRAARVLRRRTAPPLTNWLVSFTGRDRAYDITAARRELGYVPGVTFEQGLAGMASA, from the coding sequence ATGAGGATCTTCGTCACCGGCGGCAGCGGCTTCGTCGGCAGCGCGCTCGTGCGCCGTCTCGTCGCCGAGGGCCACGAGGTCACCGCCCTCGCGCGGTCGGAATCCAGCGCCCAGCGGGTCCGCGCGGCCGGCGCCGTCGCGCTGCGCGGGGACCTCGCCGACCTGGCGGACGCGGCCGGCGCCGGGTGGCTCGCACACCTCGCCGACATCGACGCCGTCGTCCACACGGCCGCGCACATGGAGTTCTGGGGACCGGACGCCCTGTTCGAGCGCCTCAACCACGCGCCCACCGTCGCCCTGCACGCCGCCGCCGTCGCCGCCGCCGGGGTGCGCCGCTTCGTCCTCGTCAGCGCCGCCTCCGTCTCCACCGGCAGCCAGCGCAGCCCGGTCGTCGACGAGTCGACCCCCGAGGGCCGGCCGAACATCGCCTACAGCCGGGTCAAGCTGGCGACCGAACGCGCCCTTCTGGCCGCGCCGGCGGGGAGCACCGAGCTCGTGGTCCTGCGGCCGCCGTTCATCTGGGGACGCGGCATGGCGACGATCGACGGCTTCGTCGAGGCGGCGCGGACGGGTCGGTTCGCCTGGATCGACCACGGCCGCCACACCGTCGACATGGTCCACGTCGACAACCTCGTCACCGCCCTCGTCCTCGCGCTCACCCGCGGGCGACCCGGCGGCGTCTACCACGTGACCGACGGCGCGCCGATGCCGATCCGCGAGTTCCTGGTGCCGCTGCTGGCGACGCAGGGCATCGACGTGTCGGGGAGCCGCAGCGTCCCGCTCGCGGTGGCCGCGCCCCTTGCCGCCGCAGTGGACCGCGCGGCGCGGGTGCTGCGGCGGCGCACCGCTCCCCCGCTGACGAACTGGCTGGTGAGCTTCACGGGGCGCGACCGGGCATACGACATCACAGCCGCGCGGAGGGAGCTCGGGTACGTGCCGGGGGTGACGTTCGAGCAGGGGCTCGCGGGGATGGCGTCGGCGTGA
- a CDS encoding MarR family winged helix-turn-helix transcriptional regulator, whose product MARRRATVTAAEVADEFSRTAKVLVRRLDERLGEHGVSTPRSRLVVEVARSQPVRLTELAHAVGIAQGTASTLVDGLVRDGLLERRPSADDRRSVLLHVTPDGADLASAWVASYERATDELFAVLDDDELTALAVMLRKLGAAPTGDAPGRPAPD is encoded by the coding sequence ATGGCACGCAGGAGAGCGACGGTGACGGCCGCCGAGGTGGCGGACGAGTTCAGCCGCACGGCCAAGGTGCTGGTGCGCCGGCTGGATGAGCGGCTGGGCGAGCACGGCGTGTCGACGCCGCGGTCCCGCCTGGTGGTCGAGGTGGCCCGGTCGCAGCCGGTCCGCCTCACCGAGCTCGCGCACGCGGTCGGCATCGCGCAGGGCACGGCCTCGACGTTGGTCGACGGGCTCGTCCGCGACGGGCTGCTCGAGCGCCGGCCGAGCGCCGACGACCGGCGGTCCGTGCTGCTGCACGTCACCCCCGACGGCGCCGACCTGGCGAGCGCGTGGGTCGCCAGCTACGAGCGCGCGACGGACGAGCTGTTCGCGGTCCTCGACGACGACGAGCTGACGGCCCTGGCCGTGATGCTGCGCAAGCTCGGTGCCGCGCCCACCGGCGACGCCCCCGGCCGCCCCGCCCCGGACTGA
- a CDS encoding alpha/beta fold hydrolase, producing the protein MTDTTLDSTGTSTPTVVLVHGAFADSSSWNDVIARLRQNGYPVLAVANPLRSLDGDARFLRDVLDSIDGPIVLAGHSYGGTVMSEAADGHPGVRALVYVASFLLEEGESTGELAGRYPGNELGGALRPVPVHTPDGRTVDDLYIQLDQFGPVFAGDVPADVASVMAVTQRPIIGEALADKATRAAWKTIPSWTLVTLADLAVPAEAQRFMVSRASSHAVEVDASHAVTVSQPGVVAELIEEAARATAR; encoded by the coding sequence ATGACCGACACCACGCTCGACAGCACCGGCACCTCCACCCCCACCGTCGTGCTCGTGCACGGCGCGTTCGCCGACTCCTCCAGCTGGAACGACGTGATCGCCCGGCTGCGCCAGAACGGCTACCCCGTGCTCGCCGTCGCCAACCCCCTGCGCTCCCTGGACGGCGACGCCCGGTTCCTGCGCGACGTCCTGGACAGCATCGACGGCCCGATCGTCCTGGCCGGCCACTCCTACGGCGGCACCGTCATGAGCGAGGCCGCCGACGGCCACCCCGGCGTCCGGGCGCTCGTGTACGTCGCGAGCTTCCTGCTCGAGGAGGGCGAGAGCACCGGCGAGCTCGCCGGCCGCTACCCCGGCAACGAGCTCGGCGGCGCGCTGCGGCCCGTGCCCGTGCACACCCCCGACGGGCGCACCGTCGACGACCTCTACATCCAGCTCGACCAGTTCGGGCCCGTGTTCGCCGGCGACGTCCCGGCGGACGTCGCGTCCGTCATGGCCGTCACGCAGCGTCCGATCATCGGCGAGGCGCTCGCCGACAAGGCCACCAGGGCTGCCTGGAAGACGATCCCGTCGTGGACGCTCGTCACCCTCGCCGACCTGGCCGTCCCGGCGGAGGCGCAGCGGTTCATGGTGTCCCGGGCGTCGTCCCACGCGGTCGAGGTGGACGCGTCGCACGCGGTCACCGTGTCGCAGCCGGGCGTCGTGGCGGAGCTGATCGAGGAGGCGGCGCGGGCGACCGCGCGCTGA
- a CDS encoding GntR family transcriptional regulator, producing the protein MPVPATPPGVDRHLLRDDVYLRLRDAIVDGTFEPGEQLRDQEIAAWLGVSRTPVREALLRLAQGGLVLAQPGRSTIVSPLDAREVRDARDVVAAMHEVAVREAVPLLTEAEVAEMRDANVRFAAAVESGDVDAALRADGELHGVLVDVAGNRALERVLELFTPAVRRAERLRFESEAGRRSVAQHDELIRLCAAGETDRAAAVAYDTWHSLESTRE; encoded by the coding sequence GTGCCCGTCCCGGCAACACCCCCCGGCGTGGACCGCCACCTGCTGCGCGACGACGTCTACCTGCGGCTGCGCGACGCGATCGTCGACGGGACGTTCGAGCCGGGGGAGCAGCTGCGGGACCAGGAGATCGCGGCGTGGCTCGGCGTCAGCCGCACGCCGGTGCGCGAGGCGCTGCTGCGGCTCGCGCAGGGCGGTCTCGTGCTCGCCCAGCCGGGGCGCTCGACGATCGTCAGCCCGCTCGACGCGCGCGAGGTCCGCGACGCCCGGGACGTGGTCGCCGCGATGCACGAGGTGGCCGTCCGCGAGGCGGTGCCGCTGCTCACGGAGGCGGAGGTCGCGGAGATGCGGGACGCCAACGTGCGCTTCGCCGCGGCGGTCGAGTCCGGGGACGTCGACGCGGCGCTCCGCGCGGACGGCGAGCTGCACGGCGTGCTGGTCGACGTGGCCGGCAACCGCGCGCTCGAGCGGGTGCTGGAGCTGTTCACCCCCGCGGTGCGGCGCGCGGAGCGGCTGCGGTTCGAGTCGGAGGCCGGCCGGCGCTCGGTCGCGCAGCACGACGAGCTGATCCGGCTGTGCGCCGCGGGCGAGACCGACCGGGCCGCCGCCGTCGCGTACGACACGTGGCACAGCCTGGAGAGCACGCGGGAGTGA
- a CDS encoding LacI family DNA-binding transcriptional regulator, which produces MPGTRRRASLKDVAREAGVSYQTVSRVINDGGRVSTATRDRVLAVIAELGYRRNDAARALVTSRSHTIGVIADASPKYGPVSTLAAVESAARDAGYTALVTTTSHPSPQEVAAIFRAFVERGVEGVVVIAPRVSLSHVTQEVTAGLPVVLLSPGETSHEGITVFYEDQELGARLATRHLVELGHREVAHLAGSQDWLDGQVRLRGWQAELRAHALPAPAVQYGDWTGESAYRIGRRMVAAGLPTSVFVASDLMALGFLRALYEAGVRVPQDVSVVGFDDNEFAAQVFPPLTTVRQSFATVGSRCMEILLGLIEGQDVDTSPAEPSLVVRASAARPAR; this is translated from the coding sequence GTGCCAGGAACGCGTCGGCGGGCGTCCTTGAAGGACGTGGCGCGGGAGGCCGGCGTCTCGTACCAGACGGTGTCGCGCGTCATCAACGACGGCGGCCGGGTCTCGACGGCCACGCGCGACCGGGTGCTCGCCGTGATCGCGGAGCTCGGGTACCGCCGCAACGACGCGGCGCGCGCCCTGGTGACGAGCCGCTCGCACACGATCGGTGTCATCGCCGACGCCTCGCCCAAGTACGGGCCGGTCAGCACGCTCGCCGCCGTCGAGTCCGCGGCCCGGGACGCGGGCTACACGGCACTCGTCACCACGACCAGCCACCCGTCCCCGCAGGAGGTGGCGGCGATCTTCCGCGCGTTCGTCGAGCGCGGGGTGGAGGGCGTCGTCGTGATCGCCCCCCGGGTGTCCCTGTCGCACGTGACGCAGGAGGTCACCGCCGGGCTCCCGGTCGTGCTGCTGTCGCCGGGGGAGACGAGCCACGAGGGCATCACGGTGTTCTACGAGGACCAGGAGCTCGGCGCCCGGCTGGCCACCCGGCACCTGGTGGAGCTCGGCCACCGCGAGGTCGCGCACCTCGCCGGCAGCCAGGACTGGCTGGACGGTCAGGTGCGGCTGCGGGGCTGGCAGGCCGAGCTGCGCGCGCACGCGCTGCCGGCGCCGGCCGTGCAGTACGGGGACTGGACGGGCGAGAGCGCGTACCGGATCGGGCGCCGCATGGTCGCCGCCGGCCTGCCGACGTCGGTGTTCGTGGCCTCGGACCTCATGGCGCTGGGCTTCCTGCGCGCGCTGTACGAGGCGGGTGTCCGGGTGCCGCAGGACGTCTCGGTGGTCGGGTTCGACGACAACGAGTTCGCCGCGCAGGTGTTCCCGCCGCTGACGACGGTCCGCCAGTCGTTCGCGACCGTGGGGTCGCGCTGCATGGAGATCCTGCTCGGGCTGATCGAGGGCCAGGACGTGGACACGTCGCCGGCCGAGCCGTCGCTGGTCGTCCGGGCGTCCGCCGCCCGGCCCGCGCGCTGA